From a region of the Verrucomicrobiia bacterium genome:
- a CDS encoding alpha-N-arabinofuranosidase has translation MSTISRRRFIRRIASTGTVLTLSPWISRMAFAQGRSPARVAVHKARFHAQIDRRLFGSFLEHLGRAVYTGVYEPGSPLADAHGFRKDVTSEIKGMNVPIMRYPGGNFVSGYNWLDGVGPRDKRPTVLERAWNSLETNQFGTNEFMQWCKLVETEPLLGFNLGTGTPEMAVALVEYCNVEKGTRWSNLRREHGFEQPHDVRYWCLGNEMDGPWQMGHMPAREYGRKARDMARQIRVIDPSLQLIACGSSNTILSTYLVWDREVLEECYDQVDGISLHNYYGNTPELTRNNSARFLAMNLDMERQIQEIAAVCDYVQGALKSPKRLWLSFDEWNIWYRARAARFRDGKRAFAPPLLEEIYNLEDALLVGGFLNTLIRQSERVRVGCIAQIVNVIAPLMTNATSTMRQTIFYPYLWALHHARGKALDLMVESETYPVSSEGLRADFARNLQVPFIDIAATCDESRGEVCLLILNRDLDGDREVSVEWQDPVPARVVKCESITGPDLKAANSFERPNNVVPQKLEPPQPGRRMTFKLPARSYTVVVLAAS, from the coding sequence ATGAGCACGATCTCCCGCCGCAGATTCATTCGCCGGATTGCAAGCACAGGCACCGTTCTCACGCTCAGCCCGTGGATCAGTCGAATGGCCTTCGCACAAGGCCGTTCGCCAGCCCGTGTCGCCGTCCACAAGGCTCGCTTCCATGCACAGATCGATCGGCGCCTCTTTGGATCTTTTCTGGAACATTTGGGACGCGCAGTTTACACGGGCGTGTATGAACCGGGTTCGCCCCTTGCTGATGCGCATGGCTTTCGCAAGGACGTTACTTCCGAAATCAAGGGAATGAATGTGCCGATCATGCGCTATCCCGGCGGAAATTTTGTTTCAGGTTATAACTGGCTCGATGGAGTGGGTCCCAGGGACAAACGTCCAACGGTTCTCGAACGCGCGTGGAACTCGCTCGAGACAAATCAATTCGGCACCAACGAATTCATGCAATGGTGCAAGCTCGTGGAAACCGAGCCGCTGTTGGGTTTTAATCTCGGCACGGGAACACCGGAGATGGCGGTCGCATTGGTGGAATACTGCAACGTGGAGAAGGGAACCCGCTGGAGCAACTTGCGGCGCGAGCATGGATTCGAGCAGCCGCACGATGTCCGATACTGGTGCCTTGGCAATGAAATGGACGGCCCATGGCAGATGGGTCACATGCCCGCGCGTGAATACGGCCGCAAGGCGCGCGACATGGCGCGGCAGATTCGCGTCATTGATCCCTCATTGCAGCTGATCGCGTGCGGATCCAGCAACACCATCCTTTCCACTTACCTTGTGTGGGACCGTGAAGTCCTCGAAGAATGTTACGACCAGGTCGACGGCATTTCGCTTCACAATTATTACGGGAACACTCCCGAACTGACGCGCAACAATAGCGCGCGGTTCCTCGCAATGAACCTCGACATGGAACGCCAGATTCAGGAGATCGCCGCGGTCTGCGACTATGTGCAGGGCGCCCTGAAATCGCCGAAGCGGCTCTGGCTGTCATTTGATGAATGGAACATCTGGTATCGTGCGCGTGCGGCACGGTTTCGCGACGGCAAGCGCGCTTTCGCTCCGCCTTTGCTGGAGGAAATCTACAACCTCGAAGACGCCCTGCTCGTCGGCGGCTTCCTCAACACGCTCATCCGCCAGTCGGAACGCGTGCGAGTCGGCTGCATCGCGCAGATCGTCAACGTCATTGCGCCTTTGATGACGAATGCCACGTCGACGATGCGGCAGACCATTTTTTATCCCTACCTGTGGGCGCTTCATCATGCCCGCGGCAAGGCGCTTGACCTGATGGTCGAATCAGAAACCTATCCGGTTTCGTCGGAAGGATTGCGGGCGGACTTCGCGAGAAACCTTCAGGTGCCGTTTATTGACATTGCGGCGACCTGCGATGAATCGCGTGGCGAAGTGTGCCTGCTGATTTTGAATCGTGATCTTGATGGCGACCGTGAAGTGTCAGTGGAATGGCAGGACCCGGTGCCGGCGCGCGTGGTAAAATGCGAGTCGATTACTGGGCCCGATTTAAAAGCGGCGAACTCGTTCGAGCGGCCGAACAACGTGGTTCCGCAGAAGCTGGAACCGCCGCAACCCGGCCGTCGAATGACATTCAAGCTCCCGGCTCGATCCTACACCGTCGTAGTTTTGGCCGCTTCGTGA
- a CDS encoding GFA family protein, whose protein sequence is MKTKAITGGCLCGAARYEATGMSYDITHCHCTDCRRSSGAPFVTWASFKRIEFRFVTGKPRELEWAGRIRSFCPQCGTPLTFIANRDAEEVAVTVCSLDSPETITPADHTWVQDRLPWIHLADGLPAYAQAKQSNV, encoded by the coding sequence ATGAAAACCAAAGCGATTACTGGAGGGTGTTTGTGTGGGGCGGCGCGATATGAAGCGACCGGCATGTCCTACGACATCACTCACTGCCACTGCACGGATTGTCGGAGGAGCAGTGGCGCGCCCTTCGTTACATGGGCATCATTCAAAAGGATCGAGTTTCGGTTTGTCACGGGAAAACCCCGGGAGCTGGAATGGGCTGGGCGCATTCGTTCCTTTTGTCCGCAATGCGGCACACCTTTGACGTTCATTGCCAATCGCGACGCCGAAGAAGTCGCCGTCACGGTATGCAGCCTGGATTCGCCTGAGACTATAACGCCCGCTGACCACACGTGGGTGCAGGATCGGCTGCCTTGGATTCATCTCGCCGACGGCCTGCCCGCGTATGCCCAAGCAAAACAATCAAACGTCTAG
- a CDS encoding endonuclease/exonuclease/phosphatase family protein yields MFNRLALIAATLLFAIGSSSCSHRPKTTAPFTFRVMTYNIHHGEGMDGRIDLRRIANVILEARADIVALQEVDKGVERTGKRDLPSELAALTGMTCVFSNNHPFQGGEYGNAVLTRFPVKRAGNHHFKMLQAKEQRGLQELVLDVDGRRLAFLNTHLHAGQPETERWSSVQEIEQKLKDYGQLALLLCGDMNAVPDSRVIARLAGILDDTWLLAGEGDGFTVPSTGARRRIDYILKSRYPKLRPLKAWVTQTEASDHLPLTVEFEWRRDSSEVK; encoded by the coding sequence ATGTTTAACCGCTTAGCGTTGATTGCAGCGACGCTGCTTTTCGCCATCGGCTCATCAAGCTGTTCACATCGTCCAAAAACGACGGCGCCGTTCACCTTCCGGGTGATGACGTATAACATCCATCACGGCGAAGGGATGGACGGCCGGATCGATTTGCGGCGCATCGCGAATGTGATTCTTGAAGCGCGAGCGGATATCGTTGCTCTGCAGGAAGTCGACAAGGGTGTGGAACGAACGGGGAAAAGGGATCTTCCATCAGAACTGGCGGCACTCACTGGGATGACGTGCGTGTTCTCGAATAATCATCCATTTCAAGGTGGCGAATATGGCAATGCTGTGCTGACGCGATTTCCGGTCAAGCGGGCAGGCAATCATCATTTCAAGATGCTGCAGGCGAAGGAGCAGCGCGGGCTGCAGGAATTGGTCCTGGATGTCGACGGGCGCAGGCTGGCCTTTCTCAACACCCATTTACACGCGGGCCAGCCGGAAACGGAACGATGGTCGAGCGTTCAGGAAATCGAGCAGAAATTGAAGGATTACGGGCAGCTTGCCCTTCTGCTGTGCGGCGACATGAATGCTGTGCCGGACAGCAGGGTGATCGCCCGCCTGGCTGGAATTCTGGATGACACGTGGCTGCTGGCTGGTGAAGGCGATGGATTCACGGTGCCATCAACGGGAGCGCGCCGGCGCATCGATTACATCTTGAAATCGAGATATCCCAAACTGAGACCGCTAAAGGCCTGGGTCACGCAGACCGAGGCATCGGATCACCTGCCGCTGACAGTAGAATTTGAATGGCGACGGGATTCCAGCGAGGTCAAATAA
- a CDS encoding LamG-like jellyroll fold domain-containing protein, translating to MKTHKKRPILLAILSALAVLASHTAPGEELFHFKFDEGSGGKVANTAGTLAGFLGTQQVDPDRDTVAVETDSPSGVPGDGSFSNLGNGFLIGDDPTRVLDITNGPITLEAWVKINGAFAKPNEGIIAYGNSYKMGLKSGRLVFTLFGQRDVTNTVAGGIPADQWVHLAAAWTPGVGVDFYVNGAHNFVEVTNLRARPISHTLLSLGSEGVNNALVGSFDRMRIHNAVLAAGELDSTAATVAPTLGSTIVSYNFNEGSFPATNSLVPALPAESAAELLATMTGRPFWTEGVTGLPGDTALEFFGTNRVTIADPTPLIVTNASNGDYTLEAWAKLPVDYAPSARGIMFQYTGIPGFAFAINNNRTLHTTAFGKIDRTSTAAVPNDGEWHHLAVVHRDGAAFEFYIDGALIETIAYTAGVGVNQTAKTITVGMAASGANPFTGTLDRIRFSNAALAQSEFDFPQTAGAPFFGTQPEDQTVVITSNATFTATAFGIEPLSFQWQFSQTGNPGTSVNLAGETGATLELANVGSGDAGFYSLIAENTSGVVTSRLARLIVSTGPVIQTQPTNLVRVVSDSAVFNVAAVPAPGFENVTYRWQYGGTGNSEPKSEIPEANQPTLVLNNLQLTNQGFYSVIVSNSGGLIESETVRLTVTAPGTLQQMWQILPGERPYVTEYNATANLRDLERGMAYNPVTDHLLIAARWTSPNVKGILIVDADTGAHIGELNGVSNIVTGGTIVLTRIDTSDDGAIYACNFGTLSDANPLKIYRWANETAEPTIAYQGNPVAGTGLPNQQWGKNMSVRGSGANTRILMDNRNFLAVFTTEDGETFTPTFLLPEGEADDWNRSLVWGEDGTNFWGKSNGRPLNQWAYQAGSTNAPLIRTYSGNPGGAIEQIGFDETYDHFAGFTVQSGPDQVELYDISDLIRGPMLVDVSPFASDNPQTVGYGNVLISRNRVFVLNPNNGVLALTYAPRLSIRSEGANVIVSWPRTLPDYANYTLKVADTVLLADAETVAHSAGAESYHATVQAGESQRFFFLTKE from the coding sequence ATGAAGACGCACAAAAAAAGACCCATCCTGCTGGCCATTCTCAGCGCCCTGGCGGTTCTCGCCAGTCACACTGCGCCAGGTGAAGAACTGTTCCATTTCAAGTTCGATGAAGGTTCGGGGGGCAAGGTCGCAAACACCGCGGGAACGCTTGCTGGATTTCTTGGAACGCAACAGGTCGATCCCGACAGAGATACCGTCGCGGTGGAAACTGACTCGCCTTCAGGCGTCCCCGGCGACGGTTCGTTCTCGAATCTTGGGAACGGCTTTCTGATTGGCGATGATCCCACCCGCGTGCTCGACATCACGAATGGCCCGATAACGCTGGAAGCGTGGGTGAAAATCAACGGCGCCTTTGCGAAGCCAAACGAAGGCATCATCGCTTACGGCAACTCCTACAAGATGGGACTGAAATCCGGCCGTTTGGTTTTCACTCTCTTTGGCCAGCGTGACGTCACAAATACCGTCGCCGGCGGAATCCCCGCCGATCAATGGGTTCACCTGGCAGCGGCTTGGACGCCGGGTGTGGGCGTGGATTTCTACGTGAACGGAGCCCACAATTTTGTGGAGGTCACCAATCTTCGGGCACGTCCGATCAGTCACACCCTTTTGAGCCTCGGCTCGGAAGGCGTGAACAACGCCTTGGTGGGATCCTTCGATCGAATGCGGATTCATAACGCGGTGCTCGCCGCTGGTGAACTGGATTCCACAGCCGCCACGGTGGCTCCCACTCTTGGCAGCACGATCGTCAGCTATAATTTCAATGAGGGATCATTTCCGGCCACGAATTCCCTCGTGCCCGCGCTGCCCGCGGAAAGCGCCGCCGAGCTTCTCGCCACCATGACAGGCCGTCCGTTTTGGACCGAGGGCGTGACCGGTCTGCCGGGCGACACTGCCTTGGAGTTCTTCGGCACGAACCGGGTTACCATTGCGGATCCGACGCCACTGATTGTCACGAATGCTTCAAACGGCGACTACACGCTGGAAGCGTGGGCCAAGCTGCCGGTGGACTATGCGCCATCCGCTCGCGGCATCATGTTTCAATACACGGGCATCCCCGGTTTTGCTTTCGCGATCAACAACAACCGCACGCTGCACACGACGGCTTTTGGCAAAATCGATCGCACTTCCACGGCCGCAGTGCCGAATGACGGGGAATGGCATCATCTCGCCGTGGTTCATCGGGACGGAGCCGCCTTCGAGTTCTACATCGACGGCGCTTTGATCGAAACCATCGCCTACACCGCGGGCGTGGGAGTCAACCAGACGGCCAAGACCATCACCGTGGGAATGGCGGCGTCGGGTGCAAATCCGTTCACGGGAACGCTCGATCGCATCCGCTTCAGCAATGCGGCCCTCGCGCAAAGCGAATTCGATTTTCCACAGACTGCAGGCGCACCCTTCTTCGGAACTCAGCCGGAGGATCAGACGGTTGTGATCACGAGCAACGCGACCTTCACCGCGACCGCCTTCGGAATTGAGCCGTTGAGTTTTCAATGGCAGTTCAGCCAAACTGGGAATCCCGGCACTTCGGTAAATCTGGCCGGTGAGACGGGCGCCACGCTGGAATTGGCCAATGTGGGAAGCGGTGATGCGGGTTTCTATTCGCTAATTGCGGAAAATACGTCTGGCGTTGTGACTTCCCGGCTCGCGCGATTGATTGTGAGCACGGGACCGGTGATTCAGACCCAGCCAACGAACCTGGTCCGCGTGGTGAGCGATTCCGCAGTGTTCAATGTTGCGGCAGTCCCCGCGCCCGGCTTCGAAAATGTCACCTATCGCTGGCAGTATGGCGGCACGGGAAATTCGGAACCGAAGTCGGAAATTCCCGAGGCGAATCAACCGACGCTGGTTTTGAACAACCTGCAACTAACGAACCAGGGCTTCTATTCGGTGATCGTCAGCAATTCCGGTGGCTTGATCGAATCGGAGACTGTGAGGTTGACGGTCACTGCGCCCGGAACGCTTCAACAAATGTGGCAGATACTTCCCGGTGAGCGGCCGTACGTTACAGAATACAATGCCACCGCCAATCTTCGGGATCTCGAGCGTGGCATGGCTTACAACCCGGTGACGGATCATTTGCTGATTGCCGCCCGCTGGACGAGCCCGAACGTGAAAGGCATCTTAATCGTCGATGCTGACACGGGCGCGCACATCGGGGAATTGAATGGCGTTTCAAACATTGTCACGGGCGGCACCATCGTGCTGACCCGGATTGATACTTCTGACGACGGGGCCATCTACGCGTGTAACTTCGGCACCTTGAGCGATGCGAATCCTTTGAAGATTTATCGCTGGGCGAATGAAACGGCGGAGCCGACGATCGCGTATCAGGGGAATCCGGTGGCGGGTACCGGTTTGCCCAATCAACAGTGGGGCAAGAACATGTCCGTTCGCGGCTCAGGCGCGAACACGCGAATTCTCATGGACAACCGGAATTTCCTGGCGGTCTTCACAACCGAGGACGGCGAGACATTCACCCCCACATTCCTCTTGCCGGAAGGTGAGGCGGATGACTGGAACCGCTCGCTGGTTTGGGGCGAAGACGGCACAAACTTTTGGGGAAAATCCAATGGGCGCCCGCTTAACCAGTGGGCATATCAGGCCGGATCGACAAACGCTCCGTTAATCCGCACCTACTCTGGCAATCCTGGCGGAGCGATTGAGCAAATCGGCTTCGATGAAACCTATGATCATTTCGCGGGTTTCACAGTTCAGTCGGGTCCGGATCAAGTTGAGTTGTATGACATATCAGACCTAATTCGCGGGCCGATGCTCGTTGATGTCTCTCCGTTTGCTTCCGACAATCCTCAAACCGTCGGATACGGAAACGTGCTCATCAGCCGCAATCGCGTGTTTGTTCTGAATCCAAACAACGGTGTGCTGGCCTTGACCTACGCCCCGCGGCTCAGCATTCGTTCTGAGGGTGCAAACGTGATCGTTTCCTGGCCCAGGACGCTGCCTGATTATGCCAATTACACGTTGAAAGTCGCGGATACCGTGTTGCTCGCCGACGCTGAAACCGTTGCGCATTCGGCCGGTGCCGAGAGTTACCATGCCACCGTGCAGGCTGGTGAATCTCAACGTTTCTTTTTCCTGACCAAGGAATAG
- a CDS encoding choice-of-anchor Q domain-containing protein, whose amino-acid sequence MKAKRSLLALLYLLWSGVSFGATLHVDSNSSNPVPPYATWQTAATIIQDAIDIASDGDLVLVTNGLYSTGGKVVFDGATNRVALEKPIHLRSVNGPEVTRILGVSPGESTNDISVRGAYLSDGATLEGFTIEFGRLIATGNGAGVWCESTNALVLNCIMISNSITAISPTNTAGGAFSGTLKQCQITGNSAPRGGGVANALLIGCHVSENSAGFGGGVYDSILISCTISNNQATSRGGGVFWAGARFGALTPAGHDNLVIDNVCNGDGGGFASGNAFHSLTNWNLVRNSAEGNGGGFAAEFGVRTLYQGRVEENTAGKNGGGAWGSNGSVTFVGTHFSNNVAQLHGGGSYNAGLQDCVLGGNLALNGGGSYQGNVAGCVYVGNVATGHGGGHFMAIGTLSNSVFHANSAATNGGGIYCVNTARIQNSSMTENRAASGGGAYQGSFDGCVIMNNHAINSGGGFFAPGVIFPPSSNTLVVANTAGTNGGGVVGGIWLRCLLRSNSAGLNGGGAYNASLQNCVLSNNSALQGGGAYFGSLTQCLVVHNRAQTGGAAHNSNNYMIRNCTIVENFATNQAGGVFSTSGATVSSGIVYSNIAPINPNYFGTANTYSCLTPLSAGISNLSSAPILVNPGAGNFRLQTNSPCINAGAGTPGVADLDDRARIVGPRIDIGAYEFQAPGVSEFTHWLQEHQLQTGGAADHIDSDSDQHSNWQEWIAGTNPTNPVSVLQLFAPSQSPTGMRISWSSVAGRVYFVEHASLADNPPVFTTIQTNIVGNAGTTGYLVSSAEQLGGVGFIYRVGVE is encoded by the coding sequence ATGAAAGCGAAGCGTTCCCTTTTGGCGCTCCTCTACCTTTTGTGGAGCGGCGTGTCGTTCGGCGCGACGCTGCACGTCGATTCCAACAGCAGCAATCCGGTTCCTCCTTATGCAACCTGGCAAACAGCAGCAACCATCATCCAGGATGCTATCGACATTGCGAGCGACGGCGACCTTGTGCTGGTCACGAACGGATTATATTCGACAGGAGGAAAAGTTGTTTTCGATGGCGCGACCAACCGAGTTGCGTTGGAGAAGCCCATTCACTTGCGCAGTGTCAACGGACCTGAAGTAACCAGGATCCTCGGAGTTTCGCCTGGGGAATCCACAAATGATATTTCCGTCCGAGGAGCCTATCTCAGCGACGGCGCTACACTTGAGGGATTTACTATCGAATTCGGCCGCTTGATCGCGACGGGCAATGGCGCAGGGGTCTGGTGTGAATCCACAAATGCACTCGTGTTGAATTGCATCATGATCTCGAACTCAATAACCGCCATCTCACCTACCAACACCGCCGGCGGAGCTTTCTCGGGAACTTTGAAGCAATGCCAGATAACCGGCAACTCAGCCCCGCGAGGCGGTGGGGTCGCCAACGCACTGCTGATCGGATGCCACGTTTCCGAGAACTCTGCAGGTTTCGGAGGAGGCGTTTACGATTCCATTCTCATCTCGTGCACAATCTCAAATAATCAGGCGACCAGCCGGGGAGGCGGTGTATTCTGGGCTGGCGCGCGATTTGGTGCCCTAACGCCTGCAGGGCACGATAATCTGGTGATCGATAATGTGTGCAACGGCGACGGTGGCGGGTTCGCTTCGGGTAACGCCTTTCATTCCTTGACGAACTGGAACCTGGTCAGAAACTCGGCCGAGGGAAATGGGGGCGGTTTCGCCGCCGAGTTTGGAGTTCGCACTTTATATCAAGGCAGGGTTGAAGAAAACACCGCCGGAAAGAATGGCGGGGGCGCGTGGGGTTCGAACGGCAGCGTCACGTTCGTCGGCACTCATTTCTCGAACAACGTGGCCCAACTGCACGGTGGAGGCAGCTACAACGCCGGGTTGCAGGATTGCGTGCTCGGGGGAAACCTCGCCCTTAACGGCGGCGGGTCCTACCAGGGCAATGTTGCGGGATGCGTTTACGTTGGAAACGTCGCCACGGGCCACGGCGGTGGACATTTCATGGCGATCGGAACACTCAGCAATTCCGTCTTCCATGCCAACTCTGCCGCAACCAACGGCGGCGGAATATATTGCGTGAACACGGCACGAATCCAGAATTCGTCCATGACCGAGAACCGCGCAGCATCAGGAGGAGGCGCGTACCAGGGAAGCTTCGACGGCTGCGTCATCATGAACAACCACGCCATCAACAGCGGCGGCGGTTTCTTCGCACCTGGCGTGATCTTCCCCCCGTCGTCCAACACACTGGTTGTCGCAAACACCGCGGGCACCAATGGGGGCGGAGTGGTCGGCGGAATCTGGCTTCGCTGCCTCCTCAGAAGCAACAGTGCGGGCCTGAACGGCGGCGGCGCCTATAATGCAAGCCTGCAAAACTGCGTCCTTTCTAACAACAGCGCTCTCCAAGGTGGCGGAGCTTATTTTGGCAGCCTGACACAATGTCTGGTTGTTCACAATCGCGCACAGACCGGGGGCGCGGCCCACAACAGTAATAACTACATGATCCGCAATTGCACCATTGTGGAAAACTTCGCAACGAACCAGGCCGGTGGTGTCTTTTCCACCAGCGGCGCCACCGTTTCCAGCGGTATCGTTTATTCCAACATCGCGCCGATCAATCCTAACTATTTCGGAACGGCTAACACTTACAGTTGCCTGACTCCGCTTTCCGCCGGAATCAGCAATCTCTCCAGCGCTCCCATCCTGGTCAATCCAGGGGCAGGCAACTTCAGGCTGCAGACGAACTCGCCATGCATCAATGCCGGCGCTGGAACTCCAGGGGTCGCAGATCTGGATGACCGCGCCCGCATTGTTGGGCCGCGCATCGATATCGGAGCCTACGAATTCCAAGCCCCCGGAGTTTCGGAGTTCACGCATTGGCTGCAGGAACACCAGCTTCAAACTGGCGGCGCTGCGGATCATATAGACAGTGATTCTGATCAACACTCGAACTGGCAGGAATGGATCGCTGGGACGAACCCCACAAACCCGGTTTCGGTGCTGCAACTCTTTGCGCCATCGCAGTCCCCGACGGGGATGCGGATATCGTGGAGCAGCGTTGCAGGCCGCGTCTATTTCGTGGAGCATGCGTCTCTCGCGGACAATCCACCTGTTTTTACCACCATTCAAACGAACATTGTTGGGAACGCGGGAACAACGGGTTACCTGGTTTCCTCGGCTGAACAACTGGGTGGCGTTGGATTCATTTATCGTGTTGGAGTGGAGTAG
- a CDS encoding prepilin-type N-terminal cleavage/methylation domain-containing protein translates to MSFEERKSALRVRASVGNPHGAFTLIELLVVIAIIAILAAMLLPALGKAKAKAQGISCMNNHRQLMLAWRMYAEDNKDQLTFSFGGNTTNELTQYTWVQGHMVDDPGNTTYFDVTPLAPYLGRSHRVWKCPGDMTAKVRSMSMNYLVGGNGVTAPNYYGMWSGFHQDFQVFRKLSSMRNPAMTWVIMDERPARINDAYFVVDLANFDNPRGMEIIDHPGIQHMNSSGLSFADGHAEIKRWRDAPFLTANPTGRVPANNSADLRWLMERTSQKK, encoded by the coding sequence ATGAGTTTCGAAGAACGGAAATCCGCCCTACGCGTTCGTGCCTCGGTCGGCAACCCCCACGGAGCTTTCACGCTGATTGAATTGCTGGTGGTGATTGCCATCATCGCGATCCTCGCTGCCATGCTGCTGCCGGCGTTGGGGAAGGCGAAGGCCAAGGCGCAGGGCATTTCGTGCATGAATAACCATCGCCAGTTGATGCTGGCCTGGCGCATGTACGCCGAGGACAACAAGGACCAGCTGACCTTTTCGTTCGGCGGCAATACAACGAATGAGCTCACTCAGTATACCTGGGTGCAGGGGCACATGGTGGATGATCCTGGGAATACCACGTATTTCGACGTCACCCCGCTGGCGCCGTATCTCGGCCGAAGTCATCGCGTCTGGAAATGTCCCGGTGACATGACGGCCAAGGTGCGCAGCATGTCAATGAATTATCTCGTGGGCGGAAATGGTGTGACCGCGCCCAACTATTACGGCATGTGGAGCGGGTTCCATCAGGATTTCCAGGTGTTCAGAAAACTCAGCAGCATGCGCAATCCTGCGATGACGTGGGTCATCATGGATGAACGTCCTGCCAGGATTAATGATGCCTACTTTGTCGTCGATCTGGCGAATTTCGATAATCCGCGCGGCATGGAAATCATCGATCATCCCGGCATTCAGCATATGAATTCCTCTGGCCTTTCGTTTGCTGATGGCCACGCGGAAATCAAGCGTTGGAGGGATGCCCCATTCCTTACAGCGAATCCGACAGGACGTGTGCCTGCCAATAACAGCGCCGACCTGCGCTGGCTCATGGAACGCACCTCGCAGAAAAAATAA